AAGGCGTGAATGTGCATCTTTACGGGAAGCGGTTCACGAAGCCGTTCCGTAAAATGGGCCATGTAACCGTCATTGCGGAAACCTTAGAAGAAGCCAAAACAACAGCTAAAAAAGTGCAACAAACCTTGAAAGTAAAAGCATGAGCAACGCACAAGTTGGTATAATCATGGGCAGCAGTTCCGATCTTAAAGTGATGAAAGATGCGGCTGATGTTCTTAAAGAACTAAGTATTGAATTCGAAATGACGGTTGTCTCTGCTCACCGAACTCCAGACCGTATGTACGATTACGCCAAAGGCGCTGCCGACCGTGGATTGAAAGTGATCATTGCCGGAGCTGGTGGCGCAGCACACTTACCAGGAATGGTAGCTTCCTTAACGCCACTTCCTGTTATTGGCGTTCCCGTAAAAAGTTCTAATTCCATTGATGGTTGGGACAGTATTCTTTCCATCCTACAAATGCCGAATGGCGTTCCCGTTGCTACCGTTGCGCTCAATGCTGCCAAAAACGCAGGCATTCTTGCAGCACAGATCATCGGTTCGTCAGACAAAGTGGTACTTAAACGAATTTCCGATTTCAAAGAGGGTTTGAAAGAGAAAGTGATGGAAAGTAAAGACGAGGTGGAAGGGTATTCCTCTTGATAATTCAGCCAAACCATTGTTGATTATATTTGTAATTCATAAATACAATTAGCAATGGCAACTTTCACAACCACGCTCCCAAACGACCTGCTTGAGCGTCTTTCGCAGAAGGCCGAAGAATACCACCTTGCCAAGAACAAGCTCATTGAAAAAGCGCTTCGCGTTTATTTGGATGAACTGACGAAAGCTGAGTATGCCAAGTCTTTCAAACGTGCAGTCAACGACCCTGATATGCTCTTGATGGCCGAAGAAGGTATGGCAGAGTACCTTAGACTACTTAACGAACTTGACGAAGAATGAAACAGGCAGAGGTTTGGCGGGCTTATCTTGACCCCACGGTGGGCAGCGAACAGAGTGGTTTGCGTCCTGTGGTAGTGATAAGTGGAAATACCATGAACGACCACTTCAACGTGGTCATCGTTTGTCCCATAACTTCTAAGCTCAAAAATTACAAAGGTCATGTGATCTTGGAACCCTCAGCTACAAACGGGCTTGACAAGAGATCGGAGATACTGAACTTTCATGTGCGTTCCGTTTCCAAAGACCGATTGGTGAAAAAGCTGGGAAGCATCTCCAAAGCCGAATTGGAATTGACCAAGAAGGGGTTGAATGAAATTATGACGTTCTGAACAAATTGACCCGATGAAGCGGGATCAGCTTATCGCGTACCCGTGCCAGGTTCGAACACAAAAACCAAAAGCTACCTAGCGCACTTTCACGGGCAAGAGAGAAAAACCAGAGCACCAATTTTGTCATTCCGAGGAACGAGGAATCTCACATCAAGAGAGACGCTTCCTTCGTTAGCGTGACAAAAGGAGTGTTCCCGTGATGAGATCGGACACAAAAACCAATAGCTACCCGCCCCTCATTCGCTTATATTTGTGTTGTGGAATCTTTTAAGGACATCAGCAACAAATTGTCAGAAGCCCTTCCGGCTCTGAAGAAGCGGTATCCTATTTCGTACTTGGCACTTTTCGGGTCCGTAGTGCGGTCCGATTTCAATGCACAGACAAGCGATGTGGATATTCTCATTGATTTTGATGGCGAGATGGGATGGGAATTCTTTGATCTGCAACAAGAACTGAAAGACCTACTCGGTCATGAAGTGGATCTGGTTTGCAGGCGGGCGCTGAAACCCCACTACTGGGAGATCATTAAAGAAGAGGTGGTCAATGTCGGTACGGCTGCCTAAGATCATTCTGCAAGATATGGTAGAGGCAGCCCAGAAAATACTGCTTTACGCGGATGGGCTTAGTTTCGAAGGTTTTGTTTCCGATGGAAGAACACGCGATGCCGTTTATCATAATCTGATCGTTCTTGGTGAAGCGGCAGGAAGGATGCCAGAAGTATATGTGCATGACCACAATGATATTCCGTGGCAGAAGATGATCTCAACCAGAAATGCGTTGGTGCATGGATATGATGTAATTGACGATAGGATTGTTTGGAAGATCGTTACAGACATTCTCCCTGGTCTTTTAGAACAGTTGAATCCTTTATTGGAACCTTAGATTGACAATCCTTTGC
The DNA window shown above is from Flavobacteriales bacterium and carries:
- a CDS encoding nucleotidyltransferase family protein, which gives rise to MESFKDISNKLSEALPALKKRYPISYLALFGSVVRSDFNAQTSDVDILIDFDGEMGWEFFDLQQELKDLLGHEVDLVCRRALKPHYWEIIKEEVVNVGTAA
- a CDS encoding type II toxin-antitoxin system PemK/MazF family toxin, with the protein product MKQAEVWRAYLDPTVGSEQSGLRPVVVISGNTMNDHFNVVIVCPITSKLKNYKGHVILEPSATNGLDKRSEILNFHVRSVSKDRLVKKLGSISKAELELTKKGLNEIMTF
- the purE gene encoding 5-(carboxyamino)imidazole ribonucleotide mutase, with translation MSNAQVGIIMGSSSDLKVMKDAADVLKELSIEFEMTVVSAHRTPDRMYDYAKGAADRGLKVIIAGAGGAAHLPGMVASLTPLPVIGVPVKSSNSIDGWDSILSILQMPNGVPVATVALNAAKNAGILAAQIIGSSDKVVLKRISDFKEGLKEKVMESKDEVEGYSS
- a CDS encoding CopG family transcriptional regulator, coding for MATFTTTLPNDLLERLSQKAEEYHLAKNKLIEKALRVYLDELTKAEYAKSFKRAVNDPDMLLMAEEGMAEYLRLLNELDEE
- a CDS encoding DUF86 domain-containing protein; protein product: MSVRLPKIILQDMVEAAQKILLYADGLSFEGFVSDGRTRDAVYHNLIVLGEAAGRMPEVYVHDHNDIPWQKMISTRNALVHGYDVIDDRIVWKIVTDILPGLLEQLNPLLEP